The Erpetoichthys calabaricus chromosome 6, fErpCal1.3, whole genome shotgun sequence genome includes the window CCTAGGGCTGGTGATCTTGGAGATGGAAAATGAATTATTGACAAGGCCTGGGTGAGTGGAAGGTGTATGATAGACTGGAGATGAAGGATCAGGGAGTGCTTTTAAAGGTGCTTGTGGTTGAGGTGGACCAGCCACCCCATGTTTTGGCTGTGGTTAGTTATTTATATAGAAAGACTCGGTGGCATATTTGGTCTTTTGTTATCTTCACTTTTTGTTGTACTTTATACTGACTGCACAAAATGGGGGAAGGGGATGTCAGAAGATAGATAACTAATAActagtgtggtggattgccggcattttactcctgccctcacccccaggccgccaggaggagctctcccgacagcatgatcgtgctccgagttccagcagggcctcatggactatgtagtgtttatacacagccctgctggataccttgggggccaccggaagtcactgtaagggggctagcgggctcttatgtgccctataacccgggagtgcgtcatcatcacaagacaggaaggaacgacgtgctcccgggctgaagaaaaggactgtttaccctgacccggagggaataaggacttgtgggtttggacaggaaccacttccgggtcaggggatataaaaggactgtgagaaagcccagacactgagctgagctgggaggtaggagggcgaagtgtctgggcgaggaggattggtatttgtatttagagaattattgtagtttatgagtgtggagtggagggtgctttgtgcacgttataattataataaagagtcttggacttttacctggtgtctagagtggtacctgagggtgttagaggtggctccatgcCTCTACTTTGACACTAGCTAAGGACAAATCTGGAAAGACATTCAGTAAACAGAGCTCAGGGCATGAGATAAGTATTAAATATACAGCTATAGTGAGAATGTCCTAAAACCAGAATAGTGAATAAAGCCAAAGTCACAATGTTAGGTATAAATATTAGTCGAGGGGCAGAAAAGAGTTCAAAAACAGAGATTCTTTTACGTGCTTGAACAGTAATGCTAGATATTTAGGTTGTATCCAGAAACTTGGATGATAAGCATTCTGTTCTGTCAGCTTATAAGCTGTTGCACTATTGGTGTCACGTCCGAAAGATGACACCTGGCAAACCGTGGATGCATCtccaatgtaaaataaaaacaagacagTGCCACATaagaatgtatttaattttaacatgAATCACAATGCATGTGATTCAAAAGTCAATATGACAAACAGATTCCTTGATCTCTAAAACTCTCAATCAGAGTCTTAATTAATTTTAGAGGCCAAGGAGAATCTGTagaagattaaaaataaacaccAGATCATGACATACCTTTGTGTTGTTATTCCCttgttataattttttctttctgattttggTCCTTTTGGCCACCATTGTCATTGTTTTGGCTGAGGAATAGCTCAAGAGCTTACTCCTAATGTCAAtgacatataataaaatatttcatccaagatggactggcactctgtccagtgTTGGTTCTTGCTTTATGCCCAAAACAGCTAGGAGAGGCTCCAGCCTCCCTCACCTCTAAATTGATGTATGCCAGCTTTGAGAACGGAATATAAAATGtttcatgctgtatactgtataatcgGGATATTAGCTgaaatatgtgagaaagtgcCGTGGCAGaatttttaatgaatgtgtgttgcttgtatggaaaaaaaaaacttgaatattttaaatactttcaTTGCAGTGTGGAACAGAGGAAGATGAATTTGTTTCAAAGTAATTTTAGAAAGAAGCATTCATTATTTCTCTTTTACAGTATCCAAATTGATGCTTCCTTGTACATGCTATATGTATAAACTCCAGAATATCTCCACCTTGAATGCTGTGACTTTCATTTAACATTCTGCCTCAGAAAATATTTTACTCTCAGCAGCATCCAGGGCCAGGATCTGCTCATCATCAAACTCTAAAGGTGGAGTTCAACTTTAAGAATTGTGAATTGGCACTGTGCTGTCGCAAGTCCCTTGCCCAATCACTGTCGATGGCCCTACGCAAGTGTGAGTTTGCCATTGTATGCTCAGTGCCTTCAGGATAGGCTGCAGCACCCCAGACGCCTGGGTAGTTGTGTAGTAGTCCATGTTGTCTGTCATATCCAGTTTTAGAGTGTATGTGAGTATCTGGAACAAGCTACAAAAACAGGATGACAGCTATGGAGGTTGGAACATGTcaggattatttttatattttttaagactCATATTTTTATTGGTCTGTAATGACTAATATAGTCACAGCGTCAACACTgtgtttgtgaataaattgttcaaAAGAACAACCACAAAACTGGATAGAGGAAACTGATGTCAATGATTTGTATCAGCAAGTAAGAAAAAACTGCATCAGCCATTCTCCTCACTGTATATAGTAGAAAACGTTCAGGGGCTATAAATGTCACTTTAATCCACCAGAAGAAAAGAAATGGTGAATAGAAGCACAAAGGGCTGTCGGCAAAGAAAACACTGCTGTTTCTGAAAACGGGGCAGGATAAAAATGAAGCTAGCCGTCTGAATGTTTTGGCAAATTTTACTCAAAATATTATGTGCAGATAAATGtgagtaatgatgtattttaactTCTGGATGATGAGGCTATAATTAAAtgatcttttgattttttttttttttcctttttccactcTCCACGTTCCTCTAGTCCAGACAGAAAACATGCTTTATCTTCGCATGCTTTAAACATGGCCATAATTCGTAATTCTACATGATGTTGTGCTATATGTGGCACGCTGTGTAGCATAGTGCCTAAGACGTTGGGCTCAGATTTCAGCTTTGGTACTATTTGGgtataataaacattttctgttcaaattgTATTTGCTGAACTGTGacatttacattaaaaacaatcattttttatgtttattttatttagttgaaCTTCATTAATATCTTCATTCAAGTCCCTCATTCCCTTTATCATCTCTACTGCTATGctgcattttttccacttttaattCAGTATGGTCAGCCTGTAATTAACTTATGTCCTATGCAggaattgttcttgccttgcgcccagtgcttTCTGGGATCGCCTCCAAATTTTTCACGATCCTGTTCAGGTTAAGCAGGTTTGGACGATGGATGAATTGCCAGGATGGACTCTGGACTGACAacactgaattagattaagcaagtttgagaatgtatGTTAGAAAATGTATCAATGTGTATTTGCGTTTATTAAGATGTTGTGTGTGTTGTGTAATGTATGTTGTGTTAGCtttatttacaaaacactttATGGTGCTCATCacaaaaagatgttgttgtagtATTATATGAATAAGCCCAATTGCCTCACATTTCCaaggacctgggtttgattcctgtcCCATCCACTCCTTGTGTGGAATTGTCACTTCCCTATGTCCGTGAGGCTTATTCTAGTCACTCCACTATCCTCATCTTTACCAAAATTAGTAAAGAGCTAAACGGATTGTCCCAAAACCTTGATGATATAAAAGTGGGCTTTGTCTTTTGGAAAGCTTGACTCCTGTTTGAATTAGACTTGTTTGGTTCACGTTGCAGAATGACACCACTtattgtccattcatccattttctaaatctccAGTGTAGGATAAAAGTCTGTCCCCAAAAAATTGTATGGAAGGCAAGTTGCTTGAAGAGGAGACTCACATACACCCCAcaaattagatttttgtttacatcttattaaataaaaatattgctgttCAGAATCACTGTTTTGGCACTGCAGTATTTACCAAAATACACCTTGTTCTTTATTCAAGTATTGCCTGGTCCATTCAAACACATTTCCCATTTACACTGATTGAGCCATCTATTCAGCAATTTTCTAATATGCTTTATTTAACCAAGAATCACAAGAGCTTTGGACACAAGATGGGAATAAATCCTGTATGgagtaccagtccattgcaggtcacACTTTTACACAAACCGACAGGGTGAATTTAGAGTCATTGGTTAAGCTTATCTGTATTGGCTTTAGGATGTGGTGAGAAAACCAAATAGATACTAGGTGAACATGCAAGCTCAACACACTCAAAGCCAGGGCAAGGATTTGAACCAAGGACTTATTATCTTTAAGGCATTCTTTTCCCATGAGGACACATAAGAGTTTAAATGAAGAGCTTTGCTACATAAGAACTGAAGAAGTTTAATTGAAAGCTGGTAACACAATTCATTGTAGAATACCTAGACTTCCAAGCATGGCAATTCCGTAGCCAAAGCACGTTGAGTTCATTGTCAGCTCTATGTTATATGTATGTCAGTAAGAGAGGTCTTCCCTACCTTACTCTTATTGAGCTAGAGTTGACTCATGTTATTTCTGAGACCGCTTACTCCATATTGGGGCAgctagatagatctatctatgaGGGTGcacacctataaatacctgggagtgtagctggatgataaattggactggactgccaatactgatgctctgtgcaagagaggacagagccaactatacttccttagaagtctggcgtccttcaacatctgcaataagatgctgcagatgttctatcagacggttgtggcaagtgccctcttctacacggtggtgtgctggggaggcctggacaaactggtgaggaaggcaggctccgttgtaggcatggagctagacagtttgacatctgtggcagagtgacgggcgctcagcaggctcctgtcaatcatggagaatccactgcatccactaaacagtgtcatctccagacagaggagcagcttcagcgatagctgtcaatgtcctgctccactggcagactgaggagatcgttcctcccccacactatgagactcttcaattccacccgggggatgggggtggtaaacgttaacattatacaaagttattgtctgttttacctgcatttttatatcATGGTttactttaatattgtttctttatcagtatgctgctgctggagtatgtgaatttccccttgaaattaataaagtatctatctatctatctttggagTAAGCTGtctcagaaaatagatggaaggATCTCACAGTAGTATGAATGTTGTAACATATATTAAGAGAAATGTGGGATGGCCTCAGGGAATACTCCCATTTATTGATAATGGAAGTATGTTTCTTAGATTTCACAATGCACAGTAGGAacattcaattacagtatatctcCTTTTATGTTCAATTGCCTAAAGGAGTGGAGTCAGGTGCAAAGAGGAAATGCCTTCATTAGTCATTTGGCAGGTCCACTCTAGGAACAAAAATGGAAACTGTTAGATGACAATGTTACACTGAAATCTTCCCAGCCTTGAACATTTTATCTTCAATTACAATTACCTGTTTGGCAATTAATCATCAATGAAAATGAATAGCTCCAATTTCTCTTCCTGAAGATGGTACAGGTCATTGTATGGACTTCAAAGTATATTAAAGTCAGtcaacttgtttttttaaatgttatgacaACAGTAAATGCTTAAAGTATGCATTTATAGACTGAGAGAGGGACTGTTGCTGTGTAAGAAACCCCTTTATAGGTAGTAGCCGATCAACTGTTTGACTGACTGAGTCCTTCTTTAGCAAAGTGGTAGAAGAGGGGACTTTTTAATATAGCAACACTAGTTCGAGCCTCACCGCTGCTGCTGTGTCTGGAAGAATGATGTTTAGAGATGGGAACATCACCCTGAGCATATTCCTTAACAGAGACATAGATATATCTCTCTGGTCTTGCTTATTGTGTGATTGTTAATAATACACAGTGTTACAAGATAGAAGGTGAGTGCTAACCCTCTTCATCACTGTATGAGTGCTACTCTCGTCtacatcaatattttttttctgtgttaagCAAAATTATACCAAAGCAACTCCAGAAGAATCAGGCTGGTTCTCCGTAGGCCTTGCCAAAAACCAAGATTTGGGTTTAGTACGCAGAAGGATTTGAATATAATGTCTTCtcaaaaataagttaatttttGTCTGTTTACTTAATAAGTCAGACTTACCAGAATAGTTCAAGAGGACAGGTGTGTCTTTGTCAAATGACAATAAAACCTAAACCTTGTAAACTTCCAGTTTGGAATAATGCACTAACATGGATATTCAGGGCTGatatattttctttcctttttcttcttatccactaattcactttttttttttttttaaataagttcctagttttaaatgaaaatatgatgGATTGAGCCATGAATGCCAGAGTGATGGATTCCACATTCAGGCTATGCTGACTGAATGTCTTCAAGTTTCTAAAATAAATACTAAACTGACAAAGGAGCAGCAGCCAACATTGCCAACTGCAGTGGCTTACATTTTTAGCTTTGTGGTAAACTTTGAAGTAAGTAGCATAATTGTTCTTACCATCATGTTGTTATTTTCCATGTTATGCCAGCAGAACAAGAACAACAGAACATCAGAAGTGTACCTAAGCTTTTAGTCCATTGTCAGGTGATTCTAATATTATGTGATTTCTTTTGCCAGCAGCTTTATGATGAATCTTCTTCATTCTTAAAACAATACATtcaatttttcagtattttttgaaAAGCTTGTTTATCTCTCTTATAATTTCTGAGTGGTGAGTTGATGTGTTTGAGATATGTTAGaaattaatggattttttttttttgttcctccaGGATGACTGACTCCATTGCCAATAAAAAGTGACCATGATAGCAACTGGAGGTCTGCTACGGATCTCCGCTAGAAGGCAAGATTCTCTTCGTGCTAAGAACCGAGTACAAAACAAACGGAAAAAGAaagccaaaaagaaaagaaagaacgaTGTGGTGGTTGTAAAGGGCAAATTGAAGCTGTGCTCCATCTCTGGGTTCATTGCCGCTTTTGGAATATTGGTGCTTTTGGTAGGAATAGCCATGGCTGTAATGGGGTACTGGCCAAAAAATCACTCCATCTATAAAGAAGACTTTAGTCCTCCTAAAAGGCTGCAAAGCAGTAAAAGGATTTATGATGCCAAGTTGTTTGCTCAGACAAACTGGTCACGGAGTAGCCATGCAGTCTATCAGCTTGACCTTGATTTCCTAAAGGACAATCAGACAAATGCTACTGGAATTGACGTTCCTCCTCCTTCTACAGGATTTTTCTCACGCTTTCTGGCTAAATATTTACACTCTGACAAGCTTAAAGTTTTTGGCCCATTAATAATGGGCATTGGTATATTCCTGTTCATTTGTGCCAATGCTGTGCTTCatgaaaacagagacaaaaaaaccAAGATAATCAACCTGAGGGATATCTATTCTACGGTAATTGATATACACAGTTTACGGACCAAAGACTGCACACCTTTGAACGGCTTTGTTAATTATGTGCAGTCCCGGGGTGTAGATGTGAAATCTGGGGGATCTTACACAGCAGCTATGTTAGTCAAAAGCTCCTGGCCTTCTACTGTTGGAGGGGCATCCAGGGTGCAAGATCAGGGAAGTAATGTTCAAGCAATGAGACGTCAGTCCCTGGCGAGAAGACCAAGTCTCTCTAGGGAAGGGTGGACTTTTACCGACACGGTGTatagtatttataatgaacaatcGAGGGCTATCGAAAGGCCACCCATTCCAAAAAAGTGGGAAACTACATCTATTGTCACTTCTTCCATCAACGCTTTTACTCTTCCAATGATCAAACTAAACAATTGTGGGGtggatgaaaaaaataacaaacagtacAGTGATGGTGCCAAAGAGGCTCCAGAAATAAAAGCCAAACCAACTCCTTGTGATTTCAAAGTGGTAAGCCATGGGTGCAGTGAGGATGAGCACACAATGACAAAAGTAGAGACTTCGAAAACTGGGGTGTATGTTTGTAAAGATTTAGGACCATTTTATCAAAGCACAGGCAGCTTGCAAGAGGGAGTCCCTCGGGTTTCCCCGCAGGGATCTCAGGTCCAGTTGCTCCCTTCAACCCCAGCTAGGAGAGCAATGGGTTCCAGCCTTTCActgggagctttgtcctccttttcAAAATCAATAGATCTTGGTGAGTGTCTGTCAACTGCAAATGATTTGCATGTGGAAAAAAGCAGACGTCCCAGCTGCCCTAGGCTGGAACGTTCAAATAGTAAGGGCTATATAAAACTGGGAGAGGGAGAGGTGTCATTTGAGTCCACTGAGGTTACTGCTGACGCAAGTCAAATGTGTACAGACAAGTCCCCAAAGCATGACGATGAGGAAGACTGTACTATTTCAGATTCAGAGGATAACACTGACAATCTGCCCAAAGGAGGTCTGCGGCAATACACAAACAGGGAAAAACTTCTAATGATTTCCAAGTCAAATGCAGCAGTAGCAGTGGATGATGAGGATATTGAAAGCACTAGCAATTGAAACATCACAGAACTGCTCTAGTttcttgactttttaaaaagattttagaGTTCAAAATGATTGTGGACAAACTAGCAGATATGTGTCACTATCCAAAGAATTGCAGAATGCCACAGGTATGTCTACTGTTTAAATGTGGGTCactccaagcaaaaaaaaaaaaaagaaaagaagatacaATAATAATTACCAATTTTGTTGTAACGTTGAGCTGTGATTGTAGATTTCTTACAGATTAACGGTGTATATTAACGGTAACAATTGCACACACGTGGCTGTTACATGTATCTAATTAGTTTGTCTTTTCTAACAAAGAAGTATGTTCCACGACTACTTGCTAAATGAAACGTTTGTAACTggttattttatttcctttttaacgTAAGATATGAGGTTTCCTTTTCTGCTAGAGACgtaactgttttaaaaatgttaccaGACTTAGCAATATTATCTGTAACGGATTTTGACTGCTTGCCAATAATATGTTGTTTGTATTTCTGTCCTCCTCACAAATATAACCAGACTTCCTTAATTCTTTACCAGTTATTCTTCAGTCCTCTACAAATATCCTAAATTCTTGATTTGcttgtcttttttattaaaaaaagatgttgaattgtataaatgaagaagaagaagaagaggtcagGTTATTTTGCAAAACccatatttgtgtatttatgtttGCTGCAGTGTTAGATGAAAATCTGCTTTCATTTCAGCTGCTTTTTGAATACAGAAACCAAATCAGGAATTTAATCCGACTAAACTGTAAGGCAGACGGCATGGTTTGCAACATTTTTTTCACTAAGAATACCAGGAAAGCTTGTGGCTTTTGCATCACAGAGCTGTTAGTATAACATATAAGTAGACGCAAATGATAAAttaatgttttgtgaataaattcttAGAAAAATTAACATGTTAGCAAGTAAAAGAGCATGTTTGAAACTAAAGCTTTGGATGGCACCCCTTGCCAGTTAATtttgaaagattttaaaaatgtcttactCTCTTATTATTAATGTAATTGAATTAAAAGCAGACACTAAGGTAAAGCTCTTAACCTCTAGAGTAAAGTTTGATGTTCTgtaagtatatatacagtaaagcaGGGAAGGATGGGATTCACATGGTGATTCAGAGATGGATTTAAGATACTGACTTTGGGATTATAATCCCCTAATAGTATGCATCAAGGCAACAGTGCCTGTTTGAGAAGCATTCCTTCAAACTGATTATATGCATGCAGTCAAGGGATGTAAAAGGCAACATACACATCTCATGTATTCCAGTTTGTTTACATGGAtctgatctacagtatataaagaagtATGAAAAGTAAAAACGCACAATCACAACTTGTCTaagttaatttagactacttTTGTTTGGTACTAAACTTGATACAGACATATGCAAATTCAGTGTGACCATGTGTGTGAACACTTGAATTGGAAATCTGGAAAATTACACTGTTTAACTCCACTGTAAATGTGACCTTCGTCTTATGTCTTCATTGAAAGTCAAGATGAATAACATTACAAATTCAGTGCATCAATAGAAAGAAAGCAACATGGCAAGCATAATAAGCGTCTGGACTGATTGCTGTTAGCCCACACAGCCTAATTACTGGGTTTTCTCACAGATATGGTGTACCTCAAGTGGGTATTATTTCTGAGCATCTCTTGTAGACACATTTTGACATGAGTAACTGAACGTCCCCCTCAGCATTCTGAAATGTCCCAAGCCACTGTTTTGGATCAATACTCTTCACATCTTGTCCATTCATTTCTGGCTTCTCTCTCATGCCCACAGGTTTTCACAAACACATTCTGTAATAATGATTGTACTACAAACCAACGgctacatttttgtttcttttgtatttcttttccttACCACCGTGAGCTGACAAATTCACagacatttttaacttaaaataaaatgaagtagcATAGCATTCAGTATACTGCTGGTGTTCATGGTAGTCAATTTGTCAATTTAGGTTTATTGAATTTGCACATTCAGGATGTCAATACACATTTGTATAGGATTGTAGTTAAGGCAAAGAATCAAACAAGAACACAGAAgtgaattaaaaattgaaattcaGCCATCTTTTTCCTGCAGTGTGAAGGTAACCAAACAGGTTTCAAGGAGAAGGTGATTCATCATCATATCCTGTTTTAAACTCAAGTTGCTTCCTTTTTATCTGTTTGCATttcaacttttttatttattcattcaactCACTTTGCCACATTTTCAGCTTCTAGTCTTAACAGGACCAATGACCTTGCCATTTAAATGCAGAAATGCTCTGAAACCCTTTTTTCACATCTCCAAATCTAAAAAAACCATTTCCCATTCTGTCTCTACTTTTTTTACATTACCCAGCGTTAGTGTTGTATCGATATTAAAATTTTTACTTCATTACTGGTACCAAAATTATACTGAAACAAGTAACCGATAACTTGgaattttttagtttgtttttattcaaaGAAACTATTTACAAAACCTTTTCTCAATACGTTGGGGATGACTAGTGTAATTAACCATTTTAGTCTCTCTTTTTATCAAGTGAATTGACAAGTATGTAATAAAGCTCAGctagttttatttagttttctgcTAGTCACACAGACACAGCCCTGCAAGCAGAGATTTAGTTTAGTGGAGTAACATTACCGTATTTTACATAATACTGGTTATagtactgttttaaaaaatatggtaATGTGGTACTTTTGCTAGTATACCATGCAACAGTACTGTGCAATAATACCTGCTTTCAACTTTTATGCTTTTGAATTCTTTGATTGCACACCAATTTATGTTCTCcttagtatttatttttaattttgtagtaAATTGTTCACATTTCAGAGCAGTTGCTGAGAAAgtgatgctttgcagtaaggtaTTGTTCTCTTTCTAAAAGCTTTCAATGGCAtctaaatgttttggttttttttttttttcacctgtcatGCTCACGAGTTATTGTTCAGGCatagaaattacaaaagaaaaaataaagctccACATAAAGAACAAGTTTCGATGACAACAGGCCATCTAACCACACAGAGCTCACAATCTGTATCCAACCAACCTTTTTAAGGCATAGTCAACCAAAATACTTCTGTCTACTACACTGCTTAAAGTGTATCTGTAATTCTCTTAGTGAGTAacacatttgtaatatttatgtCAAATTTATTCTTAACTAGCTTGTATCTGAGCCCACCACTTCTTTAACTCATTATAACATAATAGCTGCTATCCATCATACATGTtcacttcataatgttaaaaacctCTGTTATATCCTCTGTTCATATATATTTGCTCAAACTAAAAAGTTCAACTTCTCCAGTCTTTCCTCTTGGCTCATACATGCCAGACCTTCAATCAGCCTGGttctctggtgctgctatgtcttttttttaaaattaggaaCTGCACGCAGTATTTCAAATAAAGCCTCACATGCGAGTTGAGTGTCTTAAAAATAGCCTTACTTACTGGCGCTTAACACATGGTGCTATGTAACCCAATACCatattagcctttttaatggcttctgtacatgTTTGGATGTACAAGTCCTCCACAAGTCTATGGTATACTATCCATTGTGAGATGTTACATTATATTACTGgatgtaatatttttactttctatatgactttaaatgtatttacagtatgcgCCAAATTTTGTTTAATGCAAAGTATTCTAATCTGAAATCTGTCTAGACCTTCCTATACTAATTTTCTGGCTGCAATTATCTACCTTTTGATCTGGTTTAATGTAAACCTCCCAGTTTGGTTGTTTGTTATTGTAAAATAATAGGAACAGCATCCCCAGAAAAGATCCTTAATGGGCCCCATTTTTAACATTACCTAACATGAAAACCATT containing:
- the tmem200ca gene encoding transmembrane protein 200C, translating into MIATGGLLRISARRQDSLRAKNRVQNKRKKKAKKKRKNDVVVVKGKLKLCSISGFIAAFGILVLLVGIAMAVMGYWPKNHSIYKEDFSPPKRLQSSKRIYDAKLFAQTNWSRSSHAVYQLDLDFLKDNQTNATGIDVPPPSTGFFSRFLAKYLHSDKLKVFGPLIMGIGIFLFICANAVLHENRDKKTKIINLRDIYSTVIDIHSLRTKDCTPLNGFVNYVQSRGVDVKSGGSYTAAMLVKSSWPSTVGGASRVQDQGSNVQAMRRQSLARRPSLSREGWTFTDTVYSIYNEQSRAIERPPIPKKWETTSIVTSSINAFTLPMIKLNNCGVDEKNNKQYSDGAKEAPEIKAKPTPCDFKVVSHGCSEDEHTMTKVETSKTGVYVCKDLGPFYQSTGSLQEGVPRVSPQGSQVQLLPSTPARRAMGSSLSLGALSSFSKSIDLGECLSTANDLHVEKSRRPSCPRLERSNSKGYIKLGEGEVSFESTEVTADASQMCTDKSPKHDDEEDCTISDSEDNTDNLPKGGLRQYTNREKLLMISKSNAAVAVDDEDIESTSN